Proteins co-encoded in one Natronorubrum daqingense genomic window:
- a CDS encoding superoxide dismutase yields MPNDDDAAYPTDRRAFLESVGLSAGVAALASTALPTAGADETDANDDPLPMSYDLPDLPYEYDALEPHIDREIMELHHSGHHQAYVDGANDALEELEEMRDADDFEGIKAVKRDLAFNLSGHVNHAIFWENMAPDGGGEPTGTLAEAIERSFGSFEAFRAEFTQTAADVESVGWAMLFYEPLADELIIGQLESQHLLAHQDSTPLLTLDVWEHAYYLQYQNERDTYIDEWWNVVDWDDVAERYEAACAQRGPSDEDDRGQQAEQSPYSSLPNSV; encoded by the coding sequence ATGCCGAACGATGACGACGCAGCGTATCCGACCGACCGCCGGGCGTTTCTCGAGTCAGTCGGCCTGTCGGCGGGCGTCGCCGCGCTCGCGAGTACCGCCCTCCCGACGGCCGGAGCCGACGAAACCGACGCGAACGACGATCCACTCCCTATGAGCTACGACCTCCCAGACCTCCCCTACGAGTACGACGCGCTCGAACCGCACATCGACCGAGAGATCATGGAACTCCACCACTCGGGGCACCACCAGGCCTACGTCGACGGCGCGAACGACGCGCTCGAGGAACTCGAGGAGATGCGCGACGCCGACGACTTCGAGGGGATCAAAGCCGTTAAACGCGATCTGGCCTTCAACCTCTCGGGACACGTCAACCACGCGATCTTCTGGGAGAACATGGCACCCGACGGCGGCGGGGAACCGACGGGCACCCTCGCGGAGGCGATCGAGCGATCGTTCGGGTCGTTCGAGGCGTTTCGAGCGGAGTTCACTCAAACCGCGGCGGACGTCGAATCCGTCGGCTGGGCGATGTTGTTCTACGAACCCCTCGCTGACGAGTTGATAATCGGGCAACTCGAGAGCCAACACCTCCTCGCCCATCAGGATTCGACGCCGTTGTTGACCCTCGACGTCTGGGAGCACGCCTACTACCTCCAGTATCAGAACGAACGCGATACGTACATCGACGAGTGGTGGAACGTCGTCGACTGGGACGACGTCGCCGAGCGCTACGAGGCGGCCTGTGCTCAACGCGGCCCATCCGACGAGGACGATCGAGGCCAACAGGCCGAGCAGAGTCCGTACTCGAGTCTGCCCAACTCGGTATAA
- a CDS encoding PHP domain-containing protein: MRDFHAHTNYSDGEFLERMVRAAESAGLEGIGFTDHCTVSERARPAAERSVYGFNLDLTYERRRRAIETLRERERTSIDIYDGVEMDYDPRDEAAIRDFLETADFEYALGSVHAVDGKNVQVPSHFRGESDAHLNSIVDGYFDALVSLIESELFDVAAHVDLLERTPPLRGRATTDHYDRVARALADSRTVPEINAGRALAEMEVVHPGAAFLEILQEYDVAVTVGSDSHRPHEVGDRADFLEAFLERHDLEVVSPPGLRE, encoded by the coding sequence ATGAGGGATTTTCACGCCCACACGAACTATTCCGACGGGGAGTTTCTCGAGCGGATGGTTCGGGCCGCCGAGTCCGCCGGCCTCGAGGGAATCGGGTTCACGGACCACTGTACCGTCTCGGAGCGGGCGCGACCGGCGGCCGAGCGCAGCGTCTACGGCTTCAACCTCGATCTGACCTACGAGCGGCGACGGCGAGCGATCGAAACGCTTCGCGAGCGAGAGCGGACGTCGATCGATATCTACGACGGCGTCGAGATGGATTACGATCCCCGCGACGAGGCGGCAATTCGAGACTTTCTCGAGACGGCGGACTTCGAGTACGCCCTCGGCAGTGTCCACGCCGTCGACGGCAAGAACGTGCAGGTTCCGTCTCACTTTCGGGGCGAATCCGACGCACACCTGAATTCGATCGTCGACGGCTACTTCGACGCCCTCGTCTCGCTGATCGAATCGGAACTGTTCGACGTCGCGGCCCACGTCGACCTGCTCGAGCGAACGCCACCGCTGCGCGGACGGGCGACGACGGATCACTACGATCGGGTTGCACGGGCGCTGGCCGACTCCCGGACGGTGCCCGAGATCAACGCCGGACGCGCGCTCGCCGAGATGGAAGTCGTCCACCCGGGCGCGGCGTTTCTCGAGATCCTTCAGGAGTACGACGTGGCAGTCACCGTCGGCTCCGACTCCCACCGTCCCCACGAGGTCGGCGACCGTGCCGACTTTCTCGAGGCGTTCCTCGAGCGTCACGACCTCGAGGTCGTCTCCCCGCCGGGGCTTCGGGAGTGA
- a CDS encoding ATPase domain-containing protein: protein MGARVSSISSGVDGLDTILRGGLVTGRLYLIQGQPGTGKTLLGMHFLEKGLENDETVLFIHGEESHEEILANGEALGIDITDAEFLDLGPDSDFFVEDYSYDLVNPSDIERDRYTQDIHEAIREIDPDRVVVDPITQLRYVEANDHQFRKRILAFMRFLKQREVTVIATATSSQKQEYDTEVRSLSDGIVRVTRGDGGRRIQVAKHRALGQMEGDHGMEIRGEGIQVFPTLVPEQYDHPFDPDQLRFGIDELDELIGGGFDEQTVTFISGPSGTGKTSMATQLLCQAAENDLRSAVYLFEENHQTYEYRSESIDMPVTSLRDDGMVEVTEVEPLAISAEEFAHIVKQQVSQQETDIVLIDGIDGYTITLQGDKNELLRKLLALTRYLKSRGVTVVITNEISEITGISRATSGNISYVADNLVFLSYVEMDGSLQKVVGVLKKRTGGFEQSLREFSITPNGIHVGEPLTGLYGILQGSPRASESPDQFQRE, encoded by the coding sequence ATGGGAGCACGCGTTTCCTCGATAAGCAGCGGAGTCGACGGATTAGACACGATACTCCGCGGCGGGCTCGTCACCGGTCGACTGTATCTCATTCAGGGACAACCGGGGACCGGAAAGACGCTCCTCGGTATGCACTTTCTCGAGAAGGGCCTCGAGAACGACGAGACGGTGTTGTTCATCCACGGTGAGGAGTCCCACGAGGAAATCCTGGCGAACGGCGAAGCGCTCGGTATCGATATCACCGACGCTGAGTTTCTCGATTTAGGCCCGGACTCGGACTTCTTCGTCGAGGACTACTCGTACGACCTGGTCAATCCGAGTGACATCGAACGCGACCGGTACACCCAAGATATTCACGAGGCGATCCGAGAAATTGATCCCGATCGAGTGGTCGTCGATCCGATTACGCAACTGCGCTACGTCGAGGCGAACGACCACCAGTTTCGAAAGCGCATCCTCGCATTCATGCGGTTTCTCAAACAACGGGAGGTCACCGTCATCGCCACCGCGACGTCGTCACAAAAACAGGAGTACGATACAGAGGTCCGCTCGTTGAGTGACGGGATCGTCAGGGTTACTCGAGGGGACGGTGGCCGGCGCATTCAGGTCGCGAAACACCGGGCACTCGGCCAGATGGAAGGCGACCACGGGATGGAAATTCGAGGCGAGGGTATCCAAGTCTTCCCGACGCTGGTTCCAGAACAATACGATCATCCCTTCGATCCGGACCAACTTCGGTTTGGCATCGACGAGCTCGACGAACTCATCGGCGGCGGATTCGACGAGCAAACCGTGACGTTCATCAGCGGGCCCTCCGGTACGGGGAAGACGTCGATGGCAACGCAGTTGCTGTGTCAGGCAGCCGAGAACGACCTCCGATCGGCGGTGTATCTCTTCGAGGAGAACCACCAAACGTACGAATACCGCTCGGAATCGATCGATATGCCCGTCACGTCGCTTCGAGATGATGGGATGGTCGAGGTCACCGAAGTCGAGCCACTCGCCATCTCGGCCGAAGAGTTCGCACACATAGTCAAACAGCAAGTCAGCCAGCAGGAGACGGACATCGTCCTGATCGACGGGATCGACGGCTACACCATCACGCTCCAAGGCGACAAGAACGAGCTCTTGCGGAAACTCCTCGCACTGACGCGTTATCTCAAAAGTCGCGGCGTAACCGTCGTCATTACGAACGAAATTTCCGAAATCACGGGTATTTCCCGGGCGACGAGTGGGAACATCAGCTACGTCGCAGACAACCTCGTGTTCCTCAGTTACGTCGAGATGGACGGGAGCCTCCAGAAAGTCGTCGGCGTACTGAAAAAGCGAACCGGCGGCTTCGAACAGAGTCTGCGCGAGTTCTCGATCACCCCCAACGGAATCCACGTCGGCGAACCGCTGACCGGCCTCTACGGAATCCTCCAAGGGTCACCACGAGCCAGCGAATCGCCAGATCAGTTCCAACGCGAATGA
- a CDS encoding class I SAM-dependent methyltransferase, with the protein MSQDYSAYEDALSSAEIIGTETLPHSWREAPRAWGNELHKLAPYVGGFPPALANYLLQQYTDPEMTVLDPFSGGGTTALEAALLDRDVLASDVFSYACTLTGAKTHPLTEDEFDAALKRVKRDADDINPKTLPPVDEDAAIFFHDDTLQELRQYRAVLKEDSSRDGRFLKALICGILHGPSELFLSIQTRDTFSGSASYVKDYKEEHGLEEIYKSVDEKASDKFNRLVGAQYPSGNTRVEQADATSLPFEDDTADFVLTSPPYMHMLDYSWNNWLRLWWLDEDRSAEQDSLNQTSKVELFRSFMTDVIAELDRVLKSDSRAIIVIGDVRKHRQGGAKVVYPARMIAAEASEFGFEVERVIEDDYNVDKRYYTQLNNLRWDEEEEDNEQELIDRILVLRKGDPGPQMEVTPEWSD; encoded by the coding sequence ATGTCACAGGATTATAGCGCGTATGAAGACGCGCTATCATCGGCGGAGATCATCGGCACAGAGACGCTCCCACATTCTTGGCGGGAGGCACCTCGTGCGTGGGGGAACGAATTACACAAGCTTGCTCCCTACGTTGGTGGGTTTCCACCCGCGCTTGCGAACTATCTGCTTCAACAATATACTGACCCCGAGATGACGGTCCTTGATCCGTTTTCAGGCGGCGGCACGACTGCTCTTGAGGCTGCGCTTCTTGATCGCGATGTTCTGGCCAGTGATGTGTTCAGCTATGCGTGTACGCTCACTGGGGCAAAGACGCATCCTTTGACTGAAGACGAATTCGATGCGGCACTGAAACGGGTCAAGCGAGACGCAGATGATATCAACCCAAAGACATTACCACCCGTCGATGAGGATGCAGCAATCTTTTTTCACGACGACACACTTCAAGAACTGCGGCAATACCGAGCCGTTCTCAAAGAGGACAGCAGTCGTGATGGCAGGTTTCTGAAAGCGCTGATATGTGGCATTCTTCACGGCCCATCGGAGCTATTTCTTTCAATTCAGACTCGCGATACGTTCTCTGGGAGTGCGAGTTATGTTAAGGATTACAAGGAAGAACACGGTCTTGAAGAGATATATAAGTCAGTTGATGAGAAGGCCAGTGACAAGTTTAATCGACTCGTTGGTGCGCAATACCCTTCCGGAAACACCCGAGTTGAGCAAGCTGATGCGACGTCGCTGCCATTTGAGGATGATACAGCTGATTTTGTATTGACCTCACCGCCGTACATGCATATGTTAGACTATTCATGGAATAATTGGCTTCGGCTGTGGTGGCTTGACGAGGATCGGTCGGCGGAGCAAGACTCGCTCAATCAGACATCCAAGGTAGAGTTGTTTCGGTCGTTCATGACCGATGTAATCGCGGAACTGGATCGTGTGTTAAAATCCGATTCGCGAGCTATCATCGTTATTGGTGACGTCCGTAAACATCGGCAGGGTGGCGCGAAGGTAGTCTATCCAGCTCGGATGATTGCTGCGGAGGCGAGTGAGTTTGGTTTCGAGGTTGAGCGGGTAATTGAGGACGATTACAACGTGGACAAGCGCTACTACACGCAATTGAACAATCTCCGGTGGGATGAGGAGGAAGAAGATAACGAGCAAGAGTTAATCGATCGAATTCTCGTGTTACGGAAGGGAGATCCCGGACCACAGATGGAGGTAACGCCGGAGTGGAGCGACTAA
- a CDS encoding MBL fold metallo-hydrolase yields the protein MRVSLLGTGDTTGTPTVGCDCDTCERAREEGLERTRFSVHVENERTDESLLIDFSPDFRYQFLRDGVSLPDAAIITHVHFDHLDGLGNVFRVVDSLDVYAADQPDPRTGESVAETVRTDYHYLDRIDVHPTTPLETVRLCGFDVTLVPVEHPPLVCYGVAIEDPETGAKLSLTGDTSYNVPQDSRDVLADPDLLLADAIVPASLCEHHPAGGRHENEDGVPRTFGTKHMTREGALELAAELNADRTRLVHLAHYYPAAEAFEAPLAVDGEQYRLTPAGVSQSETDRPGKI from the coding sequence ATGCGCGTGAGCCTCCTCGGGACCGGGGACACGACCGGCACGCCGACGGTCGGCTGTGACTGTGACACCTGCGAGCGAGCGCGCGAGGAGGGCCTCGAGCGCACCCGATTTTCGGTACACGTCGAGAACGAACGCACCGACGAGTCGCTGCTGATCGACTTCAGCCCCGACTTTCGCTACCAGTTTCTTCGCGACGGCGTCTCTCTCCCCGACGCGGCGATCATCACGCACGTTCACTTCGACCACCTCGACGGGCTGGGGAACGTCTTCCGCGTCGTCGACTCGCTGGACGTCTACGCCGCGGACCAACCCGATCCGCGAACGGGCGAAAGCGTCGCCGAAACTGTCCGGACGGATTACCACTATCTCGACCGAATCGACGTCCACCCGACGACGCCACTCGAGACGGTCCGGCTCTGTGGGTTCGACGTGACGCTCGTCCCGGTCGAGCACCCGCCACTCGTCTGCTATGGCGTCGCGATCGAAGACCCCGAAACCGGCGCGAAGCTCTCGCTCACCGGGGATACGAGCTACAACGTCCCACAGGACTCTCGAGACGTGCTCGCCGACCCCGACCTGTTGCTCGCCGACGCGATCGTTCCCGCCTCACTCTGTGAGCACCACCCCGCCGGCGGTCGTCACGAGAACGAAGACGGCGTCCCGCGAACGTTCGGGACGAAACACATGACGCGCGAAGGGGCCCTCGAGTTGGCAGCCGAATTGAACGCCGATCGAACGCGACTCGTACACCTAGCACACTACTATCCGGCCGCGGAAGCGTTCGAAGCGCCACTCGCAGTCGACGGCGAGCAGTATCGACTCACGCCAGCGGGAGTATCGCAGTCGGAGACAGATCGACCGGGAAAAATATGA
- a CDS encoding sensor histidine kinase: protein MNSSDRQQTIQLLVGEDGNRAAVRELLSGHYDVITDQSVTDADCYLVDDHTFPDHHSDLLERVEQNYPVFCPVVVIRREDSSRQLTLANPGEREPPLLVNEIVDAPIDPPVLFRRLDTLLTRRQQSLELRHYITQLKESNKSLEQFAYAASHDLQEPLRMISSYLQLIEQRYGNELDEEVDEFIEFAIDGADRMRGMIDGLLEYSRIDTEGGQLTETDLNDVLEDVRADLQMKINEHEATITSDSLPRVEGDPDQLRQLFQNLLSNAIEYSGDDQPTVAVEAERSGAEWQISVIDDGIGIDPDDQERIFEVFQRLHSHDEYEGTGIGLALCKRIVERHGGRIWVESEPGDGSTFTFTLPAIDAPRG, encoded by the coding sequence ATGAACTCGAGTGACCGCCAACAAACGATTCAGTTGCTCGTCGGTGAGGACGGAAACCGCGCTGCAGTCCGCGAACTCCTCTCCGGGCACTACGACGTCATCACCGACCAATCGGTCACGGACGCCGATTGCTATCTCGTCGACGATCACACGTTCCCCGACCACCACTCAGACCTCCTCGAGCGAGTCGAACAGAACTACCCCGTGTTCTGTCCCGTGGTCGTGATTCGCCGGGAAGACAGTTCGCGTCAGCTCACATTGGCGAACCCGGGAGAGCGCGAGCCACCGCTGCTCGTCAACGAAATCGTCGACGCACCGATCGACCCACCCGTCCTCTTTCGGCGACTGGATACCCTACTCACGCGACGACAACAGTCGCTCGAGCTTCGCCACTACATCACCCAACTCAAAGAGTCGAACAAGTCCCTCGAGCAATTCGCCTACGCGGCCTCACACGACCTCCAAGAGCCGCTTCGGATGATCTCGAGTTACCTCCAGCTTATCGAGCAGCGATACGGAAACGAACTCGACGAAGAGGTCGACGAGTTCATCGAATTCGCTATCGACGGCGCAGACCGAATGCGAGGCATGATCGACGGATTACTCGAGTACTCACGGATCGACACCGAAGGAGGACAGTTGACGGAGACGGACCTGAACGACGTACTCGAGGACGTTCGCGCCGACTTGCAGATGAAGATCAACGAACACGAGGCGACGATCACGAGCGATTCGCTCCCTCGCGTCGAGGGAGATCCCGACCAGTTGCGGCAGTTGTTTCAGAACCTGCTGTCGAATGCGATCGAGTACAGCGGCGACGATCAACCGACGGTCGCCGTCGAAGCCGAACGATCGGGGGCCGAGTGGCAAATATCGGTGATCGACGACGGAATCGGCATCGACCCCGACGACCAAGAACGGATTTTCGAGGTCTTCCAGCGCCTCCACAGTCACGACGAATACGAGGGGACCGGGATCGGACTGGCACTCTGTAAACGCATCGTCGAACGCCACGGCGGCCGGATCTGGGTCGAGTCCGAACCCGGCGATGGTTCGACGTTTACGTTCACGCTGCCGGCAATCGACGCACCGCGAGGCTGA
- a CDS encoding helicase HerA domain-containing protein — MCSSLEDDLSPRTDMRIGDLLVESHHVGGVFSPGHEHCKVLTNDKWTQDAGGLPRHSLLIARPLLEGDEIVSEEDVHTGHRLPENDPGYAPPDPTDTDATHALLLRVSDTTDIPQEGRLQTNRYDAIQEAITGEEGGTASPEDFVDVLTRRQIQYSGVEAKILGTFYYDTNEDDEQRLSFSSDVQTFFSAGHYVVHKPDHAALQWIASYPTTTDTTPVKLGDVQYTTTDIWGDGASAGMYFDVKEFIGAKTAVFGMTRKGKSNTMKIIAGAIEAHDESIGQLIFDPSGEYAYVNDQDEECALGELHTQDDNGAPEAISTVYKFAAQEDETDRYKPLRTNLLARSNLDVVKNYVHMELGSDEATYAENFVTVSNNVPSEEELEDMEWGQKTRAEWLRSAYYAVISRSIGTEKLPDDFDPFWIGVNDSVLRGVNEHSHLDFNKAESGKVRLGKAGGENTLVEFWSTVATNTKDINDAHEEDRDWVNDDLDSVLEMFRTAGSQSGFGKLRNLQDYHNPARDVDVAREIYSRLTDGELVIVDISNGMEEVITAEKERLVSYILNQSMERFRSTDEDELPKIQVYLEEAHQHFDEYGRGDGEMNPFVTLAKEGAKFQIGMVYATQEVTSVDPRVRANTANWIITHINSEKEINELGKYYNFADFANSIRNVETVGYSRVKTYLGEYIVPVQISLFDTDWVKDNTPFGVKKDDGFIVEPSPSRQAD; from the coding sequence ATGTGCTCGTCACTCGAAGATGATCTTTCTCCACGGACAGATATGCGGATCGGTGATCTTCTCGTGGAATCTCACCATGTTGGTGGTGTGTTCTCGCCCGGTCATGAACACTGTAAGGTTCTCACCAACGACAAGTGGACGCAGGATGCAGGCGGGCTCCCACGCCACTCGCTATTAATCGCGCGCCCGCTTCTGGAAGGGGATGAAATTGTCTCCGAGGAGGATGTCCACACCGGCCACAGGCTTCCCGAGAACGATCCTGGTTACGCACCGCCGGATCCCACCGACACAGACGCGACTCACGCCTTGCTTCTGCGCGTGAGCGACACGACCGATATCCCACAGGAGGGGCGCCTACAAACAAATCGCTATGATGCTATCCAGGAAGCAATCACGGGTGAGGAAGGTGGGACAGCCTCACCCGAGGACTTCGTCGATGTCCTCACACGCCGACAAATTCAATACTCTGGTGTCGAGGCAAAGATTCTGGGCACCTTCTACTACGACACGAACGAAGACGACGAACAGCGGCTAAGCTTCAGTAGTGATGTCCAGACGTTCTTTTCTGCCGGACATTATGTCGTTCACAAGCCTGATCACGCGGCGCTGCAGTGGATCGCGAGCTATCCTACGACGACAGACACAACACCGGTCAAACTCGGCGATGTGCAGTATACGACGACCGATATCTGGGGCGACGGTGCTTCCGCCGGAATGTACTTCGACGTCAAAGAATTCATCGGCGCGAAAACAGCCGTCTTTGGGATGACACGAAAGGGCAAGTCGAACACGATGAAGATCATCGCTGGCGCGATCGAGGCTCACGATGAGTCGATCGGCCAGCTAATCTTTGATCCTAGTGGTGAATACGCATACGTCAATGATCAAGACGAGGAATGTGCGCTCGGCGAACTGCACACGCAAGATGATAACGGTGCTCCCGAGGCGATCTCAACCGTTTACAAGTTTGCTGCTCAAGAGGATGAGACAGATCGGTATAAGCCACTGCGAACGAACCTTCTTGCGCGCTCCAATCTTGACGTAGTGAAAAATTACGTTCACATGGAACTTGGCAGTGACGAGGCCACCTATGCGGAAAACTTCGTGACGGTTTCCAACAATGTCCCATCTGAGGAAGAACTTGAAGATATGGAGTGGGGACAGAAGACCCGTGCTGAGTGGCTTCGAAGTGCATACTATGCTGTTATTTCTCGTTCGATTGGTACAGAAAAGCTGCCTGACGACTTCGATCCCTTCTGGATTGGGGTCAACGATAGCGTACTGAGGGGGGTAAACGAACATTCACATTTGGACTTCAACAAGGCTGAGAGCGGTAAGGTCCGACTTGGGAAAGCCGGCGGGGAAAATACGCTTGTTGAGTTTTGGAGCACAGTTGCGACGAACACGAAGGACATCAACGATGCGCACGAGGAGGATCGTGATTGGGTTAACGACGATTTGGACAGTGTTCTTGAGATGTTCCGAACAGCCGGCTCCCAAAGCGGTTTCGGCAAACTCCGAAACCTACAAGACTACCACAACCCCGCTCGCGATGTGGATGTCGCCAGGGAGATATACAGCCGACTGACAGACGGCGAGCTGGTCATTGTGGACATCTCAAACGGAATGGAGGAGGTAATTACGGCCGAAAAAGAGCGCCTCGTCAGCTACATCCTCAACCAGTCGATGGAGCGTTTTCGCTCGACAGATGAGGACGAACTTCCGAAGATTCAGGTCTACCTCGAGGAAGCACACCAGCATTTCGATGAGTACGGCCGCGGCGACGGTGAGATGAACCCCTTCGTGACGCTTGCGAAGGAGGGCGCGAAATTCCAGATTGGTATGGTCTACGCCACCCAAGAGGTCACGAGCGTAGACCCCCGTGTCCGGGCAAATACAGCTAATTGGATTATCACACACATCAACAGTGAGAAAGAGATCAATGAGCTTGGCAAGTACTATAATTTCGCTGACTTCGCGAATTCGATCCGGAATGTCGAAACTGTGGGGTACTCTCGCGTGAAGACGTACCTAGGCGAATACATTGTTCCGGTACAGATCTCGCTGTTCGATACTGACTGGGTCAAAGACAACACGCCGTTTGGTGTCAAGAAAGATGATGGGTTCATTGTAGAGCCAAGTCCGTCGAGGCAAGCTGACTGA
- a CDS encoding BRcat domain-containing protein, producing MGLSRDSELAPELGEFDYNPPSPAEANDFDDIPAEELPGADDLGTPIETVYSVDGSRVEVTIGDERRNKRVGFIDIALVELDLAILDAQAKHAFVSPSKVANLGETHHVRMVLPSTNTLLNSESTHESWRQMTYRNFRSKEVFDTTLFTLYHDLLKRKGRLDSHGRLRLEYCPAPDCEHQQLFVNSSTPDKCPECGVTTYPTDALRVHERVSGSQSNEAALNVLMGIIEHVVLLGAAHDIWMTEPARLERTAFIKDGPLAQFDTGAWIHEPIHNRIGEFKQYLRADERSPLVYTGIHKTGDFAAYAESVRDYLDGPTVLPFSNDDIYEYVIAGDRNKDYAYKTYYGKNFLYKSGKGTGTGHVLAFLTPRQYEEGDLATKEGDIVQDVDAYDELARTISVLERILTIQYRDGLIPLVLAHEAASIPEALGRIVLGTLAEAMSEASEEDT from the coding sequence GTGGGACTCAGCCGCGACAGCGAACTCGCCCCCGAGCTGGGAGAGTTCGACTATAATCCGCCGTCGCCAGCAGAAGCCAACGACTTCGACGACATTCCGGCCGAGGAACTGCCGGGTGCCGACGATCTCGGTACACCGATCGAAACGGTCTACAGCGTCGATGGCTCCCGGGTCGAGGTCACGATCGGGGACGAACGGCGCAACAAGCGAGTGGGGTTCATCGACATTGCACTTGTTGAGCTTGATCTCGCGATCCTTGACGCACAGGCCAAGCATGCGTTTGTCTCGCCATCGAAAGTAGCGAACCTCGGCGAGACACATCACGTTCGGATGGTGCTTCCGAGTACGAACACACTCCTCAACAGTGAGTCAACCCACGAGAGCTGGCGGCAGATGACCTACCGGAACTTTCGGTCCAAGGAAGTGTTCGATACAACGCTGTTCACACTGTATCACGATCTCCTGAAGCGGAAGGGGCGACTTGATTCGCATGGGCGGCTCCGGTTGGAGTACTGTCCAGCCCCCGACTGCGAACACCAACAACTGTTCGTGAACTCTTCAACACCCGACAAATGCCCGGAATGTGGGGTTACGACGTATCCGACAGATGCGCTTCGGGTTCACGAGCGCGTGAGCGGGTCACAGTCGAACGAGGCAGCCCTCAACGTGTTGATGGGTATTATTGAGCATGTCGTCTTGCTCGGTGCCGCACACGATATTTGGATGACCGAGCCCGCCAGGCTTGAGCGGACGGCGTTCATCAAAGACGGACCCCTTGCACAGTTTGACACCGGGGCATGGATTCACGAGCCGATTCACAACCGAATCGGCGAGTTCAAACAGTATCTTCGCGCCGACGAACGTAGTCCGCTAGTCTACACCGGTATCCACAAGACCGGTGACTTCGCAGCGTATGCTGAGTCTGTCCGCGACTATCTTGATGGGCCCACAGTATTGCCATTTTCAAACGATGATATCTACGAGTACGTGATTGCCGGTGACCGTAACAAAGACTACGCATACAAGACGTACTACGGTAAGAATTTTCTCTACAAATCCGGCAAAGGAACCGGGACCGGGCACGTGCTTGCATTCTTAACCCCTCGACAGTACGAGGAAGGCGATTTAGCCACTAAAGAGGGAGATATTGTCCAAGATGTAGACGCCTACGATGAACTCGCCCGGACGATTAGCGTGCTTGAACGCATCCTGACGATTCAGTACAGGGATGGGCTGATTCCACTCGTCCTCGCTCACGAAGCGGCCTCTATCCCTGAGGCACTAGGGCGAATCGTCCTCGGGACACTTGCTGAAGCAATGTCCGAAGCTTCAGAGGAGGATACATGA
- a CDS encoding IS5 family transposase, with the protein MKRAQLDVYSKLARFTERCVELSQKAVGSGSKEPLSKGKDGYADWVIVAIHGLREYLDHSYRRLLDVLREMPAIVAKLGLSPDELPDFTTVCARKQDLKMPVWRMLLQLSAELFDTGEVQAIDSTSIAHRSSSHNYAKRVKGTFESVKTTILVDCSTRAILDVHCSMNLPHATQIAWQVLKRNLRTVETIVADKGFDWDKLRQMLRSEGIRPVIKHREFYSLDAAHNARIDDKTYHRRSIAESIFFALRKRFGSTLKARTWFGQFRELVLKAAVRNIEQSLTA; encoded by the coding sequence ATGAAGCGAGCACAGTTAGATGTGTACTCCAAACTGGCCCGCTTCACCGAACGATGCGTCGAATTGTCTCAAAAAGCTGTCGGAAGCGGTTCGAAAGAACCTCTCAGTAAAGGAAAAGATGGCTACGCTGATTGGGTGATCGTAGCGATCCATGGTCTTCGAGAATACCTCGATCACTCTTACCGACGGTTGCTAGACGTTCTTCGAGAAATGCCTGCTATTGTCGCCAAACTCGGCCTTTCACCGGATGAGTTGCCGGACTTCACCACCGTTTGTGCTCGAAAACAAGATCTCAAGATGCCCGTCTGGCGGATGCTGTTGCAGCTGTCGGCGGAACTATTCGATACCGGAGAGGTACAAGCAATCGACTCAACTAGCATCGCTCATCGCTCGTCTAGCCATAACTACGCAAAGCGCGTCAAAGGGACGTTTGAGTCGGTCAAAACCACTATTCTCGTAGACTGTTCTACGCGAGCTATTCTCGATGTACACTGCTCAATGAACCTACCACATGCCACGCAGATTGCGTGGCAAGTCCTGAAAAGAAACCTCAGAACCGTGGAAACTATCGTCGCTGACAAAGGGTTTGATTGGGATAAACTCCGGCAGATGCTGCGAAGCGAGGGTATTAGACCGGTGATCAAGCATCGTGAGTTCTACTCGCTCGACGCCGCACACAATGCTCGGATTGATGATAAAACCTATCATCGACGGTCTATCGCAGAATCGATATTTTTCGCGTTACGCAAGCGATTCGGTTCAACGCTTAAGGCAAGAACGTGGTTTGGACAGTTCCGAGAACTCGTCCTTAAAGCCGCTGTCAGAAACATCGAACAATCGCTCACGGCCTAA